The proteins below are encoded in one region of Aspergillus nidulans FGSC A4 chromosome III:
- a CDS encoding uncharacterized protein (transcript_id=CADANIAT00006151), with product MYQRTVGIAATGFALGRVERTPPQEPANTQSAPLLDSDTVPSFDAGLSRTFATTETQSPVNPSFPETRENAASRKDQVEGENIPRKTSFAGIRLRRRGQTLTIPPIQTKENLPSPSHVRRPSSSWLRRLSFQPDKRFSLQSPDTPSFPEPASPAFPRPSSQRRVPNKLVKRPKSQHSNASPFFAHTISSPTSSALRRPVTSYQRSETFSHKATHSLSFEPSLALGPLAEPPCHNATSENDPWQPYLVPKPDTSSERLDRRFSTSTKPPETAVRRILPQSDAAPALILATSIIKKDGAVKAVPEGPATQPVEFRNPFEQAPFDLKTHLAETNACQSPSEEVRPKSPGESAGPLDIRVLRNGSFTGPKRRAASTPLPEQSNVEGAIWVSPRAPERRNITDPNVFRRPSTNPANGGLSSLYTSGIMGPQSRILSSYRKEYRDIGQSASADGSALSSLYSSIRPRSKRHSIAASDPASTVIGSDDTRVFTSGEEDETDFMSDTAFDSIRTHFTTDSFCFQSPRIETIFDRKIPPGNTIDPSAGSNDMSPSSVLLSAPIKSLSSEEERRTIVTSFTPATQIIKNAHEADSEVSFPSDLSDDDDSKSMVASLPGDKTIRPVRPHVGALSLVTSGGQYQRDIHGSGGVTGESHETLPKMNIFDWSEHPRPDREGSGPDGRPRTVHGKHGPGMRGSRATGRKPPSTLHYRSQSVPVAREPAMPNESRQSSGKFGTWGLGSKGVSEDWDSDFEFEDKDKDENAMSENINPNKNVSRRSVIVPQAIMERQASLHGQYGQVQELTLLVEELKRLRHQASFLDIVRGPSNELWKEAEGIVDLATLDDDDHNESPPRSPSSLTFSFDESEGESSQINDPWKRVSGDSWRASLSENSSLRPTTSPGPEQTVFSTKANSVLDLIYQQRLTQNPTSIDTHLPRSKKLPFDTQSLRDLVVRAGVVTRALKEVVRKAEGVANGSEENTHPSHPPFSRIFETPSHDDISNFETSCIS from the exons ATGTATCAACG CACTGTCGGTATCGCTGCCACCGGCTTTGCGCTCGGTCGCGTCGAACGGACACCACCCCAAGAGCCGGCAAATACACAAAGCGCTCCGTTACTAGATTCCGATACAGTCCCCTCATTCGATGCAGGACTCTCGAGGACATTTGCGACAACGGAAACACAATCTCCCGTTAACCCTAGCTTTCCAGAAACTCGAGAGAATGCTGCTTCCCGCAAAGACCAAGTCGAAGGCGAAAATATACCCAGGAAGACATCATTTGCAGGTATAAGACTACGTCGGCGTGGTCAGACCTTGACCATCCCACCGATacaaacaaaagaaaatctGCCGAGTCCGTCGCATGTCCGACGACCGTCCTCTTCCTGGCTTCGGCGACTGTCGTTCCAACCTGATAAGCGGTTCTCACTCCAGAGTCCGGACACCCCATCGTTTCCGGAACCAGCCAGTCCAGCTTTCCCACGTCCGTCCAGTCAACGCAGGGTACCCAATAAACTTGTCAAACGACCAAAATCCCAGCATTCCAATGCGAGCCCTTTCTTCGCACACACCATCTCTTCACCAACATCTAGCGCTCTACGCAGACCTGTAACAAGTTACCAGCGATCTGAGACCTTCAGTCACAAGGCAACCCATAGCTTGAGTTTCGAACCCAGTTTGGCGCTAGGTCCTCTTGCAGAGCCTCCTTGCCACAATGCTACATCGGAAAACGACCCCTGGCAACCGTACTTGGTACCGAAACCTGACACATCGTCCGAGCGACTGGATCGTAGGTtttcaacatcaacaaagCCTCCAGAGACAGCAGTGCGACGAATCCTTCCACAATCTGATGCTGCTCCGGCCCTTATCCTAGCAACATCGATCATAAAAAAGGATGGTGCGGTGAAAGCTGTACCGGAAGGGCCTGCAACTCAACCTGTTGAGTTTCGCAATCCGTTCGAACAAGCGCCATTTGATCTAAAGACACACCTAGCTGAAACAAATGCTTGTCAATCGCCCTCTGAGGAGGTGCGTCCAAAGTCACctggagaatctgcaggGCCATTAGATATCAGGGTGTTACGCAATGGCTCATTTACGGGCCCGAAAAGAAGGGCAGCATCGACCCCTTTACCTGAACAATCAAATGTGGAAGGAGCTATCTGGGTCTCACCACGGGCACCCGAAAGGCGTAACATTACCGACCCAAATGTCTTCAGGCGACCGTCAACCAATCCCGCAAACGGTGGGCTTTCATCTTTGTACACGTCAGGGATTATGGGGCCGCAGTCGCGGATTCTCTCGTCGTACCGCAAAGAATACCGGGATATCGGACAGAGCGCCTCGGCAGACGGGTCAGCCCTATCTTCACTGTACAGTTCGATTCGTCCACGCTCTAAGCGCCATTCTATCGCTGCTTCAGACCCAGCATCAACCGTCATAGGTTCCGATGATACTCGGGTCTTCACTTCTGGTGAGGAAGACGAAACTGACTTTATGAGCGATACTGCTTTCGACTCAATACGTACTCATTTTACCACCGACAGTTTTTGTTTCCAATCACCTCGAATCGAGACCATCTTTGACAGAAAAATTCCTCCTGGGAACACGATTGATCCATCCGCTGGTTCGAACGATATGAGTCCATCTAGCGTTCTCCTCTCTGCACCAATAAAGTCACTTAGTtctgaagaggaaagaagaacaaTTGTGACCTCCTTCACGCCGGCAACACAGATCATCAAGAATGCTCATGAAGCAGATAGCGAAGTGTCCTTCCCATCTGATTtgagcgacgatgatgactcAAAAAGTATGGTCGCCTCGTTACCCGGAGATAAAACCATCCGCCCTGTTAGGCCTCACGTTGGCGCTCTATCCTTGGTTACCTCCGGCGGCCAATATCAGCGAGACATTCATGGGTCAGGCGGAGTGACCGGAGAATCCCATGAAACATTGCCCAAGATGAACATATTCGACTGGTCCGAACATCCAAGGCCTGATCGTGAGGGGTCCGGACCTGACGGTCGCCCGCGCACCGTTCACGGAAAGCATGGCCCAGGCATGCGTGGCAGTCGAGCAACCGGACGGAAACCGCCCAGTACCCTTCATTACCGTAGCCAAAGTGTTCCTGTTGCAAGGGAGCCCGCTATGCCAAACGAGTCAAGGCAATCTTCCGGAAAATTTGGGACCTGGGGCTTGGGTAGTAAAGGTGTCAGTGAAGACTGGGACAGTGACTTCGAGTTCGAagacaaggacaaggacgagaaTGCGATGAGTGAGAACATCAACCCAAACAAGAATGTTAGTCGTCGGAGCGTGATAGTACCTCAAGCGATCATGGAACGTCAAGCCAGTCTCCACGGCCAATATGGTCAGGTTCAAGAGCTAACTCTGTTGGTGGAAGAATTGAAACGCTTGaggcatcaagccagcttTCTGGACATTGTTCGGGGTCCGTCAAATGAACTTTggaaagaagctgaagggATCGTTGATCTAGCAACCctcgacgatgacgaccaCAATGAATCCCCTCCCAGGTCGCCATCATCACTAACTTTCAGCTTTGATGAGTCTGAAGGCGAATCCTCCCAGATAAATGACCCTTGGAAACGCGTTAGTGGAGATTCATGGAGGGCCTCGCTTTCAGAAAACTCTAGCCTCCGTCCGACAACGTCTCCGGGACCGGAGCAGACAGTATTCTCCACAAAAGCAAACTCCGTGCTTGATCTGATCTATCAGCAACGCCTTACCCAGAATCCCACAAGTATCGACACCCACCTCCCAAGGTCAAAGAAACTTCCATTCGATACGCAGTCTCTCCGTGACCTTGTTGTCCGAGCCGGCGTGGTAACCCGAGCGTTGAAGGAAGTGGTTCGAAAGGCAGAAGGAGTTGCAAACGGTTCAGAAGAAAACACGCACCCATCACATCCACCATTCAGTCGCATTTTCGAAACTCCTTCGCATGATGATATCTCGAACTTTGAGACCTCCTGCATTAGCTGA
- a CDS encoding uncharacterized protein (transcript_id=CADANIAT00006148) — protein MSSELLDSPYATQQMRRLKSTSPTAIDAFDKAPPRCQTTTADSMPLFGIDMFLQLKGLNTQA, from the exons ATGTCATCTGAGCTTTTGGACAGTCCATATGCAACCCAACAGATGCGCCGCCTCAAATCCACGAGTCCAACAGCCATCGATGCCTTTGATAAAGCACCTCCTCGTTGTCAGACAACCACCGCCGATTCCATG CCACTGTTCGGAATCGACATGTTTCTCCAGTTGAAGGGTCTGAACACGCAAGCATAA
- a CDS encoding putative MFS myo-inositol transporter (transcript_id=CADANIAT00006149): MNSREDTELSAAHAPLLAQEPVLRQHDEDQSKHSSGRFIWYLTFSAGISGLLFGYDTGVISSTLVSIDSDLSNRPLTTLDKSLITSCTSLFALIASPLAGILADRLGRKRVILVADVLFTVGSFIQAATGEVWGMIIGRSIVGFAVGSASLVTPLYISELAPSDARGRLVTILSLFITGGQVVAYIIGWLFSYVGGGWRWMVGLGMLPAVFQLIIVVALPKTPRWLVQAGYEDKAQRILSEVHQDDQTAKQTLRDIQQEVAEENSSNKSAGFKQRSHDLFKIAGNRRALTIAVMLQALQQLCGFNSLMYFSATIFSLLSFSSPTLTSLSVALTNFLFTLLAFVYIDRIGRRRILLYSIPVMIISLFVCAVTFSFVELPKDTSEAQARQAATDSSVIPLLILLCLTVYTAAYAFGLGNVPWQQSELFPLNVRSLGSALATATNWGSNFVVGLTFLPMMELLSPSLVFALYGVVCIAGWFGVRTFYPEMSGLNLEDVKALLADSWGVRASLIGVRNRSA; encoded by the exons ATGAATAGCAGAGAAGATACGGAGCTATCTGCCGCCCATGCTCCGCTCCTCGCACAAGAGCCTGTACTGAGGCAACATGACGAAGACCAGTCAAAGCACTCGAGCGGCCGGTTTATTTGGTATTTGACCTTCTCTGCTGGTATTAGCGGTCTTCTTTTTGGATATGA CACCGGTGTCATATCGTCCACGCTCGTATCTATCGACTCTGATCTCTCGAACCGCCCCCTTACAACTTTGGATAAGAGTTTAATTACGTCGTGCACAAGTCTCTTTGCTCTCATCGCAAGCCCGCTGGCGGGCATTTTGGCAGATAGACTTGGTCGGAAAAGGGTTATTCTTGTCGCGGACGTCCTCTTTACTGTAGGGTCATTCATACAAGCTGCTACCGGTGAAGTATGGGGTATGATCATTGGGAGAAGTATTGTTGGCTTTGCGGTCGGCAGTGCTAGCCTGGTTACACCTTT GTATATATCGGAGCTGGCACCTTCAGATGCGCGAGGGAGATTGGTCACTATACTGAGTCTTTTTATCACTGGTGGTCAGGTTGTAGCATACATCATCGGCTGGCTATTCTCCTACGTTGGTGGTGGGTGGCGCTGGATGGTTGGCTTGGGAATGCTTCCGGCAGTGTTCCAACTCATTATTGTTGTGGCTTTGCCCAAGACACCCCGATGGCTGGTACAAGCAGGTTACGAGGACAAGGCTCAGAGGATTCTGTCAGAGGTTCATCAGGACGACCAGACCGCGAAACAAACACTGCGGGATATCCAACAAGAGGTTGCCGAAGAGAATTCTTCGAATAAAAGTGCAGGCTTCAAGCAGCGCTCGCACGACCTGTTCAAAATCGCGGGCAATCGAAGAGCTTTGACTATCGCCGTGATGCTCCAGGCATTACAGCAGCTCTGTGGCTTCAACAGCTTGATGTATTTCTCAGCAACAATTTTCTCCCTTCTGTCATTCTCGTCGCCTACGCTTACCTCGTTATCCGTGGCCCTGACGAACTTCCTCTTCACACTGCTTGCGTTTGTCTATATTGACCGGATTGGGCGCCGTCGCATCTTGCTATATTCGATACCCGTGATGATCATCTCGCTCTTCGTCTGTGCTGTGACATTCTCCTTTGTGGAGTTGCCGAAAGATACATCAGAGGCGCAAGCTCGTCAAGCCGCGACGGATAGTTCCGTTATCCCACTGTTAATCCTTCTATGTCTCACAGTGTATACAGCAGCGTACGCCTTTGGCCTCGGCAATGTCCCTTGGCAGCAATCAGAGCTCTTTCCTCTGAATGTGCGGTCGCTTGGGTCTGCCCTTGCAACCGCAACAAACTGGGGCTCGAACTTTGTTGTCGGGCTTACTTTCCTCCCGATGATGGAGTTGTTATCTCCGAGTCTGGTTTTTGCGCTCTACGGGGTCGTTTGTATTGCCGGATGGTTTGGCGTACGAACTTTCTACCCTGAAATGAGCGGGCTCAATTTAGAAGACGTAAAGGCCCTTCTTGCGGATAGCTGGGGTGTAAGAGCGAGCTTGATTGGGGTTCGGAATAGATCTGCTTAG
- a CDS encoding putative AAA family ATPase GCN20 (transcript_id=CADANIAT00006150) produces the protein MEAELQSQIPGLDHVITEYSVGYLTHASRAYVEDANAPSPVAEAADMVTELLVSASGDFSAQNEEAIRNLVEKFISSLSASDGVDAERRQMPFAAKKLDQAINVGSQRNMSSTLGLAGGNVDLESVGTRKMESRVDRKKLEKAERKIRAKQEKKQMKTVQYEASRLLNEPDATMSYEEFFMAVNPLQLGSDSQAKSKDIKLEGIDISVGGHRILSEASLTLAYGRRYGLVGQNGIGKSTLLRALSRREVAIPSHISILHVEQEITGDDTPALQAVLDADVWRKRLLADQEKISKQLAAIEAERSSMADTSTDAARLDHEREGLDITLNDIHSKLAEMESDKAESRAASILAGLGFSPERQQYATRTFSGGWRMRLALARALFCEPDLLLLDEPSNMLDVPSITFLSNYLQGYPSTVLVVSHDRAFLNEVATDIVHQHSERLDYYKGANFDSFYATKEERKKQAKREYEKQMAERAHLQAFIDKFRYNAAKSSEAQSRIKKLERMPVLTPPESDYVVHFKFPEVEKLSPPIVQMTEVAFGYTKDKLLLKNVDLDVQLDSRIGIVGPNGAGKTTVLKLLTGQLEPTSGLMSQHPRLRIGYFAQHHVDALDLTTSAVSFMAKTYPGKTDEEYRRHLGAFGITGMTGLQRMELLSGGQKSRVAFACLSLTNPHILVLDEPSNHLDIEGMDALSEALQKFEGGVVMVSHDVTMLRNVCTSLWVCDKGTVQKFDGTVDAYKKKISAQADEAGVAAAH, from the exons ATGGAGGCGGAACTGCAATCTCAGATTCCTGGCCTCGACCATGTGATCACTGAGTACTCCGTC GGTTATTTGACTCACGCGTCAAGGGCCTATGTTGAAGATGCGAATGCTCCATCTCCGGTGGCAGAAGCCGCTGACATGGTCACGGAGCTGTTAGTTTCTGCCTCTGGGGACTTCTCCGCTCAAAATGAAGAGGCCATTCGCAATCTCGTAGAGAAgttcatttcttcccttAGTGCTTCCGATGGCGTCGATGCGGAGCGCAGGCAAATGCCCTTTGCCGCCAAGAAGCTCGACCAGGCTATTAATGTTGGGTCTCAGCGAAACATGTCCTCTACTCTGGGTCTTGCTGGAGGAAATGTTGACCTCGAGTCTGTTGGTACGCGCAAGATGGAATCTCGCGTCGACcgcaagaagctggagaaggcggAACGCAAGATCCGTGCCaaacaggaaaagaagcagatgaaAACGGTGCAATATGAAGCATCTCGTCTGCTTAACGAGCCCGATGCAACCATGTCGTACGAAGAGTTCTTCATGGCTGTCAATCCCCTTCAACTGGGCTCCGACTCCCAGGCAAAGAGCAAGGATATCAAACTCGAAGGCATTGATATCTCAGTTGGTGGCCACCGCATTCTTTCAGAAGCCTCCCTTACGCTGGCTTACGGCCGTCGATATGGTCTTGTTGGTCAGAACGGTATCGGTAAGAGTACTCTGCTCCGCGCTTTGAGTCGCAGAGAAGTAGCCATTCCAAGCCATATTTCGATTCTCCATGTTGAACAGGAG ATTACTGGTGATGACACTCCTGCCCTTCAAGCGGTGTTGGATGCGGATGTGTGGCGCAAGCGGCTACTTGCGGACCAAGAG AAAATCTCAAAACAACTCGCAGCCATTGAAGCGGAGCGATCTTCAATGGCAGATACGTCTACAGACGCAGCTAGGCTCGATCATGAGCGAGAGGGACTCGATATCACGCTGAACGATATCCATTCGAAGCTTGCAGAAATGGAGTCGGACAAGGCCGAATCCCGAGCAGCCAGCATTCTGGCTGGTCTGGGTTTCTCCCCTGAACGCCAACAGTATGCTACCAGGACATTCTCTGGTGGTTGGCGCATgcgtctggctctggctaGAGCTCTGTTTTGCGAGCCCGATTTGCTCCTTTTAGACG AACCTTCCAACATGTTGGATGTGCCGTCTATCACCTTTTTATCAAATTACCTCCAAGGATATCCAAGCACTGTTCTAGTTGTTTCTCACGACAGAGCGTTTTTGAATGAGGTTGCCACTGATATCGTCCATCAACACTCTGAACGATTAGACTATTACAAAGGAGCCAACTTCG ACTCCTTCTACGCAaccaaggaggaaaggaagaaacAGGCTAAACGCGAGTATGAGAAGCAAATGGCTGAACGTGCGCATCTGCAAG CGTTCATTGATAAATTCCGTTACAATGCTGCCAAATCGTCCGAGGCCCAATCAAgaatcaagaagctggagaggatGCCCGTATTGACACCACCGGAAAGCGACTATGTTGTGCACTTCAAATTCCCCGAAGTAGAGAAGCTCTCTCCGCCAATTGTGCAGATGACCGAAGTTGCGTTCGGATACACGAAAGACAAgcttctgctgaagaatgtTGACCTTGATGTTCAACTCGACTCGCGTATCGGTATCGTTGGGCCGAACGGTGCTGGTAAAACCACGGTGCTCAAATTGCTCACTGGGCAGCTTGAACCTACTTCCGGTCTCATGTCACAGCATCCACGGTTGCGCATCGGCTACTTTGCGCAGCACCACGTCGACGCTCTGGATTTGACGACCAGTGCTGTGAGCTTCATGGCCAAAACATATCCTGGGAAAACAGATGAGGAGTACCGTCGGCACCTTGGAGC ATTTGGTATCACCGGTATGACCGGCCTCCAGCGCATGGAGTTGCTCTCTGGAGGTCAAAAGTCTCGTGTTGCTTTCGCCTGCTTGTCATTAACAAATCCACACATCCTTGTTCTCGACGAGCCCTCTAACCATTTGGATATTGAAGGTATGGACGCACTGTCTGAGGCGCTGCAGAAGTTTGAAGGAGGTGTTGTGATGGTGTCTCACGATGTGACAATGTTGCGGAATGTCTGCACCAGTCTCTGGGTCTGCGACAAGGGAACAGTGCAGAAGTTCGACGGCACTGTTGACGCgtacaagaagaagattagCGCACAAGCAGACGAGGCTGGCGTAGCAGCAGCTCATTAG
- a CDS encoding MFS transporter (transcript_id=CADANIAT00006152) yields MHTTAMGENDDSFPNDQISDSDSQIDRTDSYSSSDTSSSDDDVECMSRMQTAQTQPGYGLERHPTALSRIATQRSQHSATVGSLRPRQSRKPLPEFGAGKPYPPPLPDKEEYVVEFVGPDDPLHPQNWPTKKNIFSSANSVVSAKFNVSTEVGTLGMSLYVLGFAFGPTLFSPLSELFGRRLPILIGIFGFTVFQFGVATAENLQTVIICRFFGGFFGACPIAVVAAVFSDIYDNRHRGLAITIFTMMVFTGPLFAPFIGGFIVDSYLGWRWTEYLAGILGATAFVLDLFFVHETYPPIVLIRKAEELRRRTKNWGIHAKQEEVEIDLGELIAKNFSRPVRILFSEPVLLLLSIYMAFLYGLLYLFMTAYPIVFQRIHGFNKGVGGLPYFGLILGEFLGGFFIIAMQPWYNRKLSANGDIPIPEWRLPPAIIGSMAFAAGLFWFGWTGYTGNTHWIVPTVSGILTGFGLLCIFLQCLNYIIDTYLVFAASALAANSILRSFAGAGFPLFAPYMVRQTLSGKFNAIGVNWTGTLLGCVAAVLMPIPLLFYLYGHRIRSKSRFAAEYTTVAKANTTATEN; encoded by the exons ATGCATACTACGGCGATGGGGGAAAATGATGACTCCTTCCCCAATGATCAGATTTCGGATAGTGACAGTCAAATTGATCGCACCGATTCATATTCATCCTCTGATACTTCATCGAgcgatgacgatgtcgaaTGCATGTCGCGAATGCAGACCGCGCAGACTCAACCTGGGTATGGTCTAGAGCGCCATCCTACAGCGCTCAGTCGGATCGCAACACAGCGAAGTCAGCACAGCGCGACAGTTGGATCACTCAGGCCGCGACAATCCAGGAAGCCTTTGCCCGAGTTTGGAGCAGGAAAACCGTATCCGCCTCCGCTCCCAGACAAAGAGGAGTATGTGGTAGAGTTCGTTGGACCTGACGACCCTCTACACCCGCAGAACTGGCCTACTAAAAAGAA TATCTTTTCTTCCGCGAATTCTGTAGTGTCTGCAAAGTTCAATGTATCAACCGAGGTTGGCACTCTGGGCATGTCTTTATATGTTCTCGGCTTCGCATTTGGTCCtaccctcttctccccgttGTCAGAGCTGTTTGGCCGCCGATTGCCCATCCTTATCGGCATTTTTGGGTTCACGGTTTTCCAATTCGGCGTTGCTACGGCTGAGAATCTCCAAACCGTCATCATCTGCCGTTTTTTTGGAGGATTTTTTGGAGCGTGTCCTATCGCTGTAGTGGCAGCTGTGTTTTCCGACATCTATGACAATCGTCACCGTGGACTTGCAATCACGATATTTACCATGATGGTCTTTACGGGCCCGCTTTTTGCTCCGTTCATTGGGGGTTTTATCGTGGATAGTTACCTAGGCTGGCGATGGACAGAATATCTCGCGGGGATATTAGGAGCCACTGCATTCGTATTGGACTTGTTCTTCGTCCATGAGACATACCCTCCAATTGTCCTGATCAGAAAGGCCGAAGAGCTGCGCCGGAGAACCAAGAACTGGGGCATCCATGCGAAGCAAGAGGAAGTCGAGATTGACCTGGGCGAGTTGATTGCGAAGAATTTCAGCCGCCCCGTGCGAATCCTGTTCAGTGAGCCAGTCCTGCTCCTACTAAGCATCTACATGGCCTTTCTATACGGCTTGCTCTACCTTTTCATGACGGCATATCCTATAGTTTTCCAGCGAATCCACGGTTTCAACAAGGGTGTTGGTGGGCTACCTTACTTCGGCCTTATCCTGGGCGAGTTCCTTGGAGGGTTCTTCATCATTGCAATGCAACCCTGGTACAACAGAAAATTGAGCGCGAATGGCGATATCCCAATCCCTGAATGGAGATTGCCACCAGCCATCATTGGCAGCATGGCTTTCGCCGCTGGACTTTTCTGGTTCGGCTGGACTGGATATACCGGCAATACACATTGGATCGTTCCTACGGTATCAGGAATTCTCACCGGGTTCGGCTTACTATGCATCTTCCTTCAATGTCTCAACTATATCATTGATACCTATCTTGTTTT CGCCGCATCTGCTTTAGCGGCAAACAGTATCCTCCGTTCCTTTGCTGGTGCAGGATTTCCCCTGTTCGCTCCTTATATGGTAAGGCAGACTCTCTCTGGCAAG TTTAATGCCATTGGAGTCAACTGGACGGGAACTCTCCTCGGTTGCGTAGCTGCCGTCCTCATGCccattccccttctcttctatctctACGGCCATAGAATCCGTTCTAAGAGCAGGTTCGCCGCCGAATATACCACCGTCGCTAAGGCCAACACCACTGCTACCGAGAATTAG